A genomic window from Sanguibacter antarcticus includes:
- a CDS encoding DLW-39 family protein → MKKLLFVIITALVGYAVWRRCTEDDIERDLWAEVTDTFE, encoded by the coding sequence ATGAAGAAGTTGTTGTTCGTGATCATCACCGCGCTGGTCGGTTACGCCGTCTGGCGCAGGTGCACGGAAGACGACATCGAGCGTGACCTCTGGGCAGAAGTGACCGACACCTTCGAGTGA
- a CDS encoding GNAT family N-acetyltransferase, whose translation MHPAAHRSSARATQRSLVQTDQAPLCVVTLVHLRIETIQALADGDAPSALRDCGLPLSEFVMVDRALWVWQLTVAADLDAAAQARWLACAAVTPEGTVIGHAGFHGPPREGMAEIGYSVDPAWRRRGYGRAIVGALLDEVHLAPDVHRVRASINTTNTASFATVGGFGFVQVGERAVEGGRETILERTATTGGIRQTTTC comes from the coding sequence ATGCACCCAGCCGCGCACCGGTCATCGGCGCGCGCGACACAGAGGAGCCTGGTCCAGACGGACCAGGCTCCTCTGTGCGTCGTCACCCTGGTGCACCTGCGGATCGAGACCATCCAGGCGCTGGCAGACGGTGATGCGCCGTCCGCTCTGCGGGACTGCGGCCTCCCGCTCTCCGAGTTCGTCATGGTCGATCGTGCGCTCTGGGTGTGGCAGCTGACTGTCGCAGCCGATCTGGACGCTGCGGCGCAGGCCCGGTGGCTCGCCTGCGCCGCAGTCACCCCTGAGGGGACGGTCATCGGTCATGCTGGCTTCCATGGACCTCCACGGGAGGGCATGGCCGAGATCGGCTACTCGGTCGACCCTGCCTGGCGTCGACGAGGCTATGGGCGGGCGATCGTCGGGGCTCTCCTGGACGAGGTGCACCTCGCTCCGGACGTGCACCGGGTCCGTGCATCGATCAACACCACGAACACCGCGTCCTTTGCGACCGTGGGCGGGTTCGGCTTCGTCCAGGTCGGGGAGCGTGCCGTCGAGGGAGGCCGCGAGACGATCCTCGAGCGCACTGCGACGACTGGCGGGATACGACAGACGACGACCTGCTGA
- a CDS encoding peptidylprolyl isomerase, with protein sequence MFATLHTTAGDIRIELFPFHAPKTVENFTGLASGTKPWTDPKTGAERSEPFYDGLIFHRVIPGFMIQGGCPLGTGTGDPGYKFNDEIHPELTFSKPYILAMANAGTRRNSITGEPEGTNGSQFFISVAATPWLNGKHTIFGEVADDAGRAVVDAVAAAATRPGDRPVEDITITSVTIED encoded by the coding sequence ATGTTCGCAACCCTCCACACCACTGCTGGTGACATCCGTATCGAGCTGTTTCCCTTCCACGCTCCGAAGACGGTCGAGAACTTCACTGGTCTCGCATCGGGTACGAAGCCCTGGACGGACCCGAAGACGGGCGCCGAGCGCTCCGAGCCGTTCTACGACGGCCTCATCTTCCACCGCGTGATCCCCGGATTCATGATCCAGGGCGGCTGCCCGCTCGGAACCGGGACCGGTGACCCGGGATACAAGTTCAACGACGAGATCCACCCCGAGCTGACCTTCTCCAAGCCCTACATCCTCGCGATGGCCAACGCTGGCACGCGTCGCAACTCGATCACCGGTGAGCCGGAAGGCACGAACGGTTCGCAGTTCTTCATCTCCGTCGCGGCCACGCCGTGGCTCAACGGCAAGCACACCATCTTCGGTGAGGTTGCCGACGATGCGGGCCGTGCCGTCGTCGATGCGGTCGCCGCAGCCGCGACCCGTCCTGGAGACCGTCCGGTCGAGGACATCACGATCACCTCTGTCACGATCGAGGACTGA
- a CDS encoding rhomboid family intramembrane serine protease yields MSVPASQPPVCPRHPDRISYVRCQRCGRPACPECVVQAPVGVQCVDCVREAKAAARPARTVLGAPVRTGRPVVTLTFIGLCAVSYVLQLVVGWSDWTSRWAFAPAFGDVEPWRFLTSAFMHSDQPLHILMNMYALWIVGPDLERMLGRLRFAALYLLSALGGSVAVLLLADPTTVSWYTGTVGASGAVFGLFGAILVVLRRIGRDARAVLVIIGLNFAIGFFVPNISWQGHLGGVVTGTILGALYAFAPPSRRRVVGIGGTVLVAVVLVVCAVVRYGTL; encoded by the coding sequence ATGTCCGTCCCTGCGAGCCAGCCGCCGGTCTGCCCTCGACACCCTGACCGCATCAGCTATGTGCGGTGCCAGCGGTGCGGGCGGCCGGCGTGCCCGGAGTGCGTGGTCCAGGCGCCTGTCGGGGTGCAGTGCGTCGACTGCGTGCGCGAGGCGAAGGCGGCAGCCCGTCCGGCCCGGACGGTGCTCGGAGCGCCGGTCCGGACAGGACGACCCGTCGTCACCCTGACATTCATCGGGCTGTGCGCCGTGAGCTATGTGCTCCAGCTCGTCGTCGGGTGGTCAGACTGGACGAGCAGGTGGGCCTTTGCGCCCGCGTTCGGCGACGTGGAGCCGTGGCGGTTCCTCACGTCGGCGTTCATGCACTCGGACCAGCCGCTGCACATCCTCATGAACATGTACGCCCTGTGGATCGTGGGACCGGACCTCGAGCGGATGCTCGGCCGGCTCCGGTTCGCCGCCCTCTACCTGCTGTCCGCTCTCGGCGGCAGCGTCGCGGTGCTCCTGCTCGCCGACCCTACGACCGTGTCGTGGTACACCGGGACGGTCGGTGCGTCCGGTGCGGTGTTCGGGCTCTTCGGAGCGATCCTCGTCGTCCTGCGGCGGATCGGACGTGATGCCCGAGCGGTGCTCGTGATCATCGGGCTGAACTTCGCCATCGGTTTCTTCGTGCCGAACATCTCGTGGCAGGGTCACCTCGGCGGAGTCGTCACCGGCACGATCCTCGGGGCGCTCTATGCGTTCGCCCCGCCTTCGCGCAGGCGCGTCGTCGGGATCGGCGGCACCGTCCTCGTCGCTGTCGTGCTCGTGGTGTGCGCGGTCGTGAGGTACGGAACTCTCTGA
- a CDS encoding cell division protein CrgA — protein MPESKPSKKAEESQTPSASGKPVTPPKPGKSSKGARPAKVAQPKKQTVGNPRWLVPTMLTLFVVGVLWVVTFYLTSGGLRLPIPPIGQWNIAVGFAFILVGFGLSTRWK, from the coding sequence GTGCCCGAATCGAAGCCGTCCAAGAAGGCTGAAGAGTCTCAGACGCCGAGCGCGTCCGGCAAACCCGTCACACCGCCCAAGCCGGGCAAGTCCTCCAAGGGTGCGCGGCCTGCCAAGGTCGCCCAGCCCAAGAAGCAGACGGTCGGGAACCCCCGCTGGCTCGTCCCGACGATGCTCACGCTCTTTGTCGTCGGTGTCCTGTGGGTCGTGACGTTCTACCTGACATCAGGTGGTCTGCGCTTGCCGATCCCACCGATCGGCCAGTGGAACATCGCCGTCGGGTTCGCCTTCATCCTTGTCGGTTTTGGGCTCTCTACCCGCTGGAAGTAG
- a CDS encoding DUF881 domain-containing protein, with protein MARQTHGRRGPLRASFSAALVLFLSGLLFVANARLTSGEEARHPENFGELVEQESERGDALFAKVESLRLSVQELTVLADAQPTRVSPEIDVRSGISTGLAAVSGPGLSVSLQDAPASRIQPDNITPDDLVVHQQDLEGVINALWAGGAEAMTLAGQRVTTLSAFRCVGNVLSLHGRVYSPPYVVQVIGDPVALMDALDASVPVSLYREYVEYVGLGWEVQTLDTVDLPAYEGALNLEFASVPEGTEIYR; from the coding sequence ATGGCGCGACAGACGCACGGTAGGAGAGGCCCGCTCCGGGCAAGCTTCTCGGCTGCGCTCGTGCTGTTCCTCTCCGGGCTCTTGTTCGTTGCGAACGCGCGCCTCACGAGCGGTGAAGAGGCACGGCACCCGGAGAACTTCGGAGAGCTCGTCGAGCAGGAGAGCGAGCGAGGGGACGCCCTCTTCGCCAAGGTGGAGAGCCTGCGGCTGAGCGTCCAGGAGCTCACGGTCCTCGCGGACGCACAACCTACCCGCGTCTCTCCTGAGATCGACGTACGCTCAGGGATCTCGACCGGCCTCGCTGCGGTCTCCGGCCCGGGGCTGAGCGTCTCCCTCCAGGACGCACCAGCGAGCCGCATCCAGCCTGACAACATCACGCCGGACGATCTCGTGGTTCACCAGCAGGACCTCGAAGGCGTGATCAACGCCCTGTGGGCTGGTGGTGCGGAGGCGATGACGCTCGCTGGGCAGCGTGTCACGACGCTCTCGGCGTTCAGGTGCGTCGGGAACGTCCTCTCGCTCCATGGCCGCGTCTACTCACCCCCCTACGTGGTCCAGGTCATCGGTGACCCGGTCGCTCTCATGGACGCGCTCGATGCCTCGGTCCCTGTCAGCCTCTATCGCGAGTACGTCGAGTACGTCGGGCTCGGGTGGGAGGTTCAGACCCTCGACACGGTGGACCTTCCCGCATACGAGGGTGCACTCAACCTAGAGTTCGCCTCGGTCCCCGAGGGCACGGAGATCTACCGGTGA
- a CDS encoding class E sortase — MRHARRRKAKPHIALRITGVVGELMITLGLLVGLFVTWQLWWTDVQAGRIQAQQLESLDWVEPPTTIVAAEDTSDEPPPPVVAPAVGETFASIYVPRFGSDYEVTIAEGIGKKQVLDTGAIGHYPDTVMPGALGNFSVAGHRTTYGKPLHLIADLQPGDPIVVRTADTWYVYEVTESLIVNPDQIEVIAPVPGLLAGEPIPDLTERYITLTSCHPMYSAKERYIVHGTLTSWMPVSQGTPSALAPAAEGGQ; from the coding sequence GTGAGGCACGCCCGTAGGAGGAAGGCGAAGCCCCACATCGCGCTGCGCATCACCGGGGTCGTGGGCGAGCTGATGATCACGCTCGGCCTTCTCGTCGGGCTCTTCGTCACCTGGCAGCTGTGGTGGACCGACGTCCAGGCCGGACGGATCCAGGCGCAGCAGCTCGAGAGCCTCGACTGGGTCGAGCCTCCGACGACGATCGTGGCAGCCGAAGACACCTCGGACGAGCCACCGCCCCCTGTCGTGGCCCCGGCGGTGGGCGAGACCTTCGCCAGCATCTATGTCCCACGCTTCGGCAGCGACTACGAGGTGACGATCGCCGAGGGCATCGGGAAGAAGCAGGTCCTGGACACCGGGGCGATCGGGCACTACCCCGACACCGTGATGCCGGGCGCGCTCGGAAACTTCTCCGTCGCTGGCCACCGGACGACCTACGGCAAGCCGCTCCACCTCATCGCGGACCTCCAGCCCGGCGACCCCATCGTGGTGCGCACCGCGGACACGTGGTACGTCTACGAGGTCACGGAGTCGCTCATCGTCAATCCGGACCAGATCGAGGTCATCGCACCGGTTCCCGGCCTCCTGGCAGGCGAACCGATACCTGATCTCACCGAGCGTTACATCACCTTGACGAGCTGTCACCCGATGTACTCCGCGAAAGAGCGGTACATCGTCCATGGCACGTTGACCTCCTGGATGCCGGTCTCTCAAGGCACCCCCAGCGCTCTCGCTCCCGCAGCCGAAGGTGGGCAATGA
- a CDS encoding aminodeoxychorismate/anthranilate synthase component II has protein sequence MTRILVVDNYDSFVYTIVGYLNQLGAETDVVRNDAVPSADERAGYDGVLVSPGPGSPAGAGESLQVIRDCGTAGVPMLGVCLGHQALGEAYGATVTHAPELMHGKTSEVEHEDRGVLTGLPHPFTATRYHSLAVVTGTVPDELEVTAEAMTPNGRLIMGLQHRELPLYGVQFHPESVLTEGGHRLLANWLEVCGAADAVERSEGLAPLIRR, from the coding sequence ATGACTCGGATTCTCGTCGTCGACAACTACGACTCGTTCGTCTACACGATCGTCGGATATCTCAACCAGCTCGGTGCCGAGACGGACGTGGTACGCAACGATGCTGTCCCGAGCGCCGACGAGCGCGCCGGCTACGACGGCGTGCTCGTCTCCCCCGGCCCCGGTAGTCCGGCAGGTGCGGGCGAGAGCCTCCAGGTGATCCGGGACTGTGGCACAGCCGGCGTCCCGATGCTCGGGGTGTGCCTGGGCCACCAGGCCCTCGGAGAGGCGTACGGGGCCACCGTGACGCACGCGCCCGAGCTCATGCACGGCAAGACGAGCGAGGTCGAGCACGAGGACCGTGGTGTGCTCACTGGACTCCCCCACCCGTTCACGGCCACCCGCTACCACTCGCTCGCTGTCGTGACCGGGACGGTGCCCGACGAGCTCGAGGTCACGGCCGAGGCGATGACGCCGAACGGTCGGCTCATCATGGGCCTGCAGCACCGAGAGCTGCCGCTCTACGGGGTGCAGTTCCACCCAGAGTCTGTTCTCACCGAAGGCGGTCACCGGCTGCTGGCGAACTGGCTCGAGGTCTGCGGTGCCGCTGACGCTGTCGAGCGGTCTGAGGGACTGGCGCCGCTCATCCGACGCTGA
- the pknB gene encoding Stk1 family PASTA domain-containing Ser/Thr kinase codes for MVDDAPRILAGRYEVGELIGRGGMAEVHIGHDNRLGRTVAIKILRSDLARDPSFQARFRREAQSAAALNHPAIVAVYDTGEDMMQENGGAMAHVPFIVMEYVEGHTVREILRDGNAVPIEEAVEISSGVLSALEYSHHAGIVHRDIKPANVMLTPTGAIKVMDFGIARALADSAATMTQTHSVIGTAQYLSPEQARGESVDARSDLYSAGCLLFELLTGRPPFMGDSPVSVAYQHVREMPVSPSSIAPDVPDALDRITLKALAKERTSRYGSAAEFRADLEAAIRGGAVQAPAVGMVGAGVGAAELSGATEVFAATPAGPVSQTQVSPAWSAVPGERAPMSPEDEDDDYDDEPPRNRGLLWTLIAIAIVAVAAIATMLILNGGGEEEVATFPVPSLTGLTQEEAVAKIEAAGFTKDPLIAFEKNNDVAEGLFIKSTPAEGTDLAADDTISLWFSQGADQLAVPDVTGMSQDDAITALEAAGFAVANGIEPEHSTNVAKNSVTRTEPAAGVVESASTEITIYVSDGMVDLADLSGLTQDEATTKLGELGLVTVINTQQSDATAGTVVEQQPAPGSVTQGSSVSLQIAIEIVVEQIQVPNSLVGNTADGAREALSQRGLVSEVVTVYDNTRNDGQKAADGTVVRTDPSAGSSVEVGSTVILYVYEKQNNSNQNPTDDPSDDDEDNNALSLLDLLPNGR; via the coding sequence GTGGTTGACGACGCACCCCGTATTCTCGCGGGCCGTTATGAGGTCGGGGAGCTCATCGGCCGTGGCGGCATGGCCGAGGTCCACATCGGTCACGACAACCGCCTCGGTCGCACCGTCGCGATCAAGATCCTTCGGTCGGACCTGGCTCGTGACCCCTCGTTCCAGGCGCGCTTCCGCAGGGAGGCGCAGTCTGCCGCTGCCCTCAACCACCCTGCGATCGTCGCCGTCTACGACACGGGCGAGGACATGATGCAGGAGAACGGCGGCGCCATGGCGCACGTGCCGTTCATCGTCATGGAGTACGTCGAGGGTCACACGGTCCGCGAGATCCTCCGCGACGGCAACGCCGTGCCGATCGAGGAGGCCGTCGAGATCTCCTCGGGGGTCCTCTCTGCGCTCGAGTACTCGCACCATGCCGGCATCGTCCACCGCGACATCAAGCCCGCGAACGTCATGCTCACCCCCACCGGTGCCATCAAGGTCATGGACTTCGGCATCGCGCGCGCCCTGGCGGACTCCGCTGCGACGATGACGCAGACCCACTCCGTGATCGGTACGGCGCAGTATCTCTCCCCTGAGCAGGCTCGTGGCGAGAGCGTCGACGCCCGCAGCGACCTCTACTCAGCCGGGTGCCTGCTCTTCGAGCTGCTCACCGGTCGGCCTCCGTTCATGGGCGACTCTCCTGTGTCTGTGGCCTATCAGCACGTCCGTGAGATGCCGGTCAGCCCGAGCAGCATCGCTCCCGACGTCCCTGACGCTCTCGACAGGATCACCCTCAAGGCGCTCGCCAAGGAGCGCACCTCTCGCTACGGGAGCGCGGCCGAGTTCCGGGCCGATCTCGAAGCAGCGATCCGCGGTGGAGCCGTCCAGGCCCCTGCGGTCGGGATGGTCGGAGCCGGCGTGGGTGCGGCAGAGCTCTCTGGAGCTACCGAGGTCTTCGCGGCAACACCCGCGGGTCCCGTCTCCCAGACGCAAGTCTCACCGGCATGGTCCGCCGTCCCCGGGGAACGCGCACCGATGTCGCCCGAGGACGAGGACGACGACTACGACGACGAGCCGCCCCGCAACCGTGGCCTCCTGTGGACGCTCATCGCGATCGCGATCGTCGCTGTCGCGGCGATCGCGACGATGCTCATCCTCAACGGGGGTGGTGAGGAAGAGGTCGCGACCTTCCCCGTTCCGTCGTTGACCGGGCTCACCCAGGAGGAAGCGGTCGCGAAGATCGAGGCTGCCGGGTTCACCAAAGACCCGCTCATCGCCTTCGAGAAGAACAACGACGTCGCCGAAGGTCTCTTCATCAAGAGCACCCCGGCCGAGGGGACCGACCTCGCAGCAGATGACACCATCTCGCTGTGGTTCTCGCAGGGCGCCGACCAGCTGGCTGTCCCTGACGTGACGGGCATGAGCCAAGACGACGCGATCACGGCGCTCGAGGCCGCAGGCTTTGCTGTGGCCAACGGGATCGAACCCGAGCACAGCACCAACGTCGCGAAGAACTCTGTCACGAGGACGGAGCCGGCCGCTGGTGTCGTCGAGTCAGCCAGCACCGAGATCACGATCTACGTCTCTGACGGGATGGTCGACCTCGCCGATCTGTCTGGGCTCACCCAGGACGAAGCCACGACCAAGCTCGGTGAGCTCGGGCTCGTGACCGTGATCAACACACAGCAGAGCGACGCTACCGCGGGAACCGTCGTGGAGCAGCAGCCGGCACCCGGCAGCGTGACACAGGGTTCTTCTGTCTCCCTCCAGATCGCGATCGAGATCGTCGTCGAGCAGATCCAGGTGCCGAACAGCCTGGTCGGCAACACTGCAGACGGGGCGCGCGAGGCGCTCTCGCAGCGCGGTCTCGTCTCTGAGGTCGTGACTGTGTACGACAACACGCGCAACGACGGCCAGAAGGCTGCCGACGGCACGGTCGTGCGCACGGACCCCTCTGCGGGCAGCTCGGTCGAGGTCGGCTCGACGGTCATCCTCTACGTCTACGAGAAGCAGAACAACTCGAACCAGAACCCGACTGACGACCCGAGCGACGACGACGAAGACAACAACGCCCTCTCCCTGCTCGACCTGCTGCCCAACGGGCGCTGA
- a CDS encoding serine/threonine-protein kinase yields the protein MRPAAGIALGGRYRLVRLIAIGGMGEVWVAHDESLARDVAVKVLREEFAGNADFLDRLRTEARNSAALSHSNIAQLYDYGEQAASGYLVMELVIGEPMSDLLEREPVLPVLRLLSILSQTARALHAAHVAGVVHRDVKPGNILLERTGEVKITDFGVSLAANQVPMTAAGMVMGTAQYLSPEQAIGKAATGASDIYALGIVAYESIVGNRPFTGASPVDIAVAHVNEPVPPLTKSIHPGFADLIMRMLSKDPLDRPRSGAILARNFDLLAEEIAADPWGSGLRRRGNSSPPGRRETFTPAPDKAAPASDVTSRRPRSGQPSHLAGGARGPIEEPPATTRAGQRIAAGQAAGRREGSLAASPPPAHEPAPPRREGRLATPVAPPTLPPVPQPPTPPSIQLPTPPPTPAVSRERSAAPAARPVHERSAGPSPTRASLNAASRPAARRTPLPRGATARGSAQGKSHSRFEAPDLAGSTPSSPTRQASRRFSEGSSSGRSSSSHRTAPTSQRRTSTTTGQRIGNLGWPTIALVLLVLVIVLATIVKAIVNGGGSTNEGMTSHGMYPVSVQSTSGILMDGMIDDDAVRGSSAPDGTTTPRTPKDA from the coding sequence GTGAGGCCGGCAGCAGGCATCGCGCTCGGCGGTCGGTACCGGCTCGTCCGGCTCATCGCCATCGGTGGGATGGGTGAGGTCTGGGTCGCGCACGACGAGTCGTTGGCCCGCGACGTCGCGGTCAAGGTGCTCCGTGAAGAGTTCGCCGGGAACGCGGACTTCCTCGACAGGCTGCGGACCGAGGCGCGCAACAGCGCAGCCCTCTCGCACTCGAACATCGCCCAGCTCTACGACTACGGCGAGCAGGCAGCCTCCGGGTACCTCGTCATGGAGCTCGTCATCGGCGAGCCCATGTCCGACCTCCTCGAGCGCGAGCCGGTGCTGCCGGTCCTGCGCCTGCTGTCGATCCTGTCCCAGACCGCACGTGCGCTGCACGCAGCGCACGTCGCCGGGGTGGTCCATCGCGACGTCAAGCCCGGCAACATCCTGCTGGAGCGCACCGGCGAGGTGAAGATCACCGACTTCGGTGTCTCGCTCGCGGCGAACCAGGTCCCCATGACTGCAGCGGGCATGGTCATGGGCACGGCCCAGTACCTGTCGCCCGAGCAAGCGATCGGCAAGGCCGCCACCGGGGCGTCAGACATCTACGCCCTCGGCATCGTCGCGTACGAGTCGATCGTCGGGAACCGCCCGTTCACGGGCGCCAGCCCGGTCGACATCGCTGTCGCGCACGTCAACGAGCCTGTCCCACCCCTGACGAAGTCCATCCACCCGGGCTTCGCCGACCTCATCATGCGGATGCTCAGCAAGGATCCTCTCGACCGTCCGCGCAGCGGAGCCATCCTCGCCCGCAACTTCGACCTCCTCGCGGAAGAGATCGCTGCCGACCCGTGGGGCAGCGGCCTGCGTCGACGGGGCAACTCGTCCCCGCCCGGGCGACGGGAGACCTTCACGCCTGCTCCAGACAAGGCGGCTCCTGCCTCGGACGTCACATCACGACGTCCTCGGTCTGGTCAGCCGTCGCACCTCGCCGGCGGTGCCCGCGGTCCGATCGAGGAACCGCCCGCGACCACCCGCGCTGGTCAGCGCATCGCCGCAGGTCAGGCGGCCGGACGCCGTGAGGGCAGCCTAGCCGCGTCACCCCCTCCTGCCCACGAGCCTGCGCCGCCGCGACGCGAGGGCAGGCTGGCGACACCGGTCGCACCGCCGACCCTGCCCCCGGTCCCCCAGCCGCCTACCCCGCCGTCGATACAGCTCCCGACGCCTCCACCGACTCCGGCGGTCTCGCGCGAACGATCGGCTGCGCCTGCGGCGCGCCCTGTCCACGAACGGTCCGCCGGGCCGTCGCCCACCCGTGCGTCCCTCAATGCCGCGAGCCGACCGGCTGCGCGCCGCACCCCTCTGCCGCGCGGCGCGACCGCACGCGGAAGCGCTCAGGGAAAGAGCCACTCGCGTTTCGAGGCACCTGACCTCGCCGGTAGTACCCCCTCGAGTCCCACACGTCAGGCCAGCCGTCGCTTCAGCGAGGGAAGCTCGTCGGGGCGCTCGTCGTCGTCCCATCGCACGGCACCGACGAGCCAGCGTCGTACGTCGACGACCACAGGTCAACGCATCGGAAATCTCGGTTGGCCAACGATCGCGCTCGTGCTCTTGGTACTCGTCATCGTTCTTGCGACCATCGTCAAGGCCATCGTCAACGGTGGCGGCTCGACGAACGAAGGAATGACGTCACATGGCATGTATCCCGTTTCGGTACAATCCACAAGCGGGATCCTGATGGATGGGATGATAGACGACGACGCTGTGCGCGGATCCTCTGCGCCTGACGGAACAACGACACCTAGAACACCTAAGGACGCGTAG
- a CDS encoding peptidoglycan D,D-transpeptidase FtsI family protein yields the protein MNVPLRRVAVVMLAMFLVLMGAASWIQYFRAPDLNTDPRNVRTLYREHGNNRGPIVIGGEAVAVSTPVDDAFGYQRAYTNGPLYAPVTGFYSVVNGRTQIELRANEYLNGTSDSLWWSRLQNLIAGADPQGSSVELTIDPVVQQAAWDALGDQRGAVVALDPTTGAILAMVSKPSYDPNLLAGHVSSDASAAYQALLAEDGDPLINRAIGGNTYPPGSTFKLVTAAAALEEGDLTSTSEVAAPDELPLPQSSSVLGNFGGETCSSTGTMTLADALRISCNTAFGQLGIDLGSETIAEQAEEFGFDTDLSIPTFVTQSRFPQEADGSPLDDATTALSAIGQASVRVTPLQVAMVSAAIANDGKLMTPYLIDQVRTPDLAVAFETDPSVFSKPISSSTAEQLRDMMVGVVQSGTGTAAQISGVQVAGKTGTAETTSDVAPHAWFTGFAPADDPQVVVAVVIENGGNLGSEATGGRAAAPVARAVMEAVINQ from the coding sequence GTGAACGTCCCTCTGCGCCGCGTCGCGGTCGTCATGCTGGCCATGTTTCTCGTGCTCATGGGCGCAGCCTCGTGGATCCAGTACTTCCGCGCACCCGATCTCAACACCGACCCTCGCAACGTCCGGACCCTCTACCGGGAGCACGGCAACAACCGCGGTCCGATCGTCATCGGCGGAGAAGCCGTCGCCGTGTCCACCCCGGTGGACGACGCGTTCGGCTACCAGCGCGCGTACACGAACGGGCCCCTCTATGCCCCGGTGACCGGGTTCTACTCTGTGGTCAACGGCCGTACCCAGATCGAGCTGCGCGCGAACGAGTACCTCAACGGCACCTCGGACTCGTTGTGGTGGAGCCGTCTCCAGAACCTCATCGCCGGTGCGGACCCCCAGGGCTCGTCCGTCGAGCTGACGATCGACCCGGTCGTGCAGCAGGCAGCATGGGACGCGCTGGGAGACCAGCGTGGAGCGGTCGTCGCGCTGGACCCGACGACGGGGGCGATCCTCGCGATGGTCTCGAAGCCCAGCTACGATCCCAACCTCCTCGCCGGGCACGTGAGCTCGGACGCGAGCGCCGCCTACCAGGCGCTCCTCGCCGAGGACGGCGACCCGCTCATCAACCGCGCGATCGGCGGCAACACCTACCCGCCCGGATCGACGTTCAAGCTCGTCACTGCCGCTGCCGCCCTCGAGGAGGGCGACCTCACGTCCACCAGCGAGGTCGCGGCACCCGACGAGCTCCCGCTCCCGCAGTCGAGCTCCGTCCTCGGCAACTTCGGAGGCGAGACCTGCTCGAGCACGGGGACGATGACCCTCGCCGATGCTTTGCGCATCTCGTGCAACACGGCGTTCGGCCAGCTCGGCATCGACCTCGGCAGCGAGACGATCGCCGAGCAGGCCGAGGAGTTCGGCTTCGACACCGACCTGTCGATCCCGACCTTCGTCACGCAGAGCCGGTTCCCGCAGGAGGCGGACGGGTCGCCTCTCGACGACGCGACGACCGCACTGTCCGCGATCGGCCAGGCCAGCGTCAGGGTGACCCCGCTCCAGGTCGCGATGGTGTCCGCGGCGATCGCGAACGACGGAAAGCTCATGACGCCCTATCTCATCGACCAGGTCCGCACCCCGGACCTCGCGGTGGCTTTCGAGACCGACCCCTCCGTGTTCAGCAAGCCGATCTCCTCCTCGACGGCCGAGCAGCTGCGAGACATGATGGTCGGGGTGGTCCAGTCCGGCACGGGCACCGCCGCCCAGATCAGCGGGGTCCAGGTCGCCGGGAAGACGGGTACGGCCGAGACCACGAGCGACGTCGCACCGCACGCATGGTTCACCGGCTTCGCGCCGGCAGACGACCCGCAGGTCGTCGTCGCCGTCGTCATCGAGAACGGTGGGAACCTCGGCAGCGAAGCCACAGGTGGTCGGGCGGCGGCGCCTGTCGCCCGGGCAGTCATGGAAGCGGTGATCAACCAGTGA